From the genome of Salvia splendens isolate huo1 chromosome 7, SspV2, whole genome shotgun sequence:
cccgggaagatccctccagcttgcatgcttctgccttttatagatgcggaaatagcccttgagtcttcgtagaaatctctattctacccttcaactctggagcttcctccgtcgagcaattctcttcataatcgttcactaaatcgccagttcctcgaccttgtgattttttggtcttctttcctggacctggcgaattccttcacacacctggcttaaaacgtgcgttagtcctagtaaaatcacgaattaaatccctagacccatgcatgaaattagccttatcaaactgctcacacttaaaccatgcttgtcctcaagtatgaaagacaagaaaaagaaataaggcgaatttcaatgcacggcccTCCTCCAAGTACTtttctacaaacaaaacagactcctagacctagacaactacaacacgaaacacataaaaatcacaaaagagaagaaaacacataagcgcataaactggtattttcctagcagccatccccacaagtttaaggtcaatccaagcgtttacagcctcagattcctccccttcccttcttctatctagtcgagttgtcagttcgtcaagatagccttctgacttcccaattgttagattcTTTGGACTTGATAGGATTGGCATAGCAATCGTCGTCTGAATAGAGAAGGTGGATGACACGACCAAGATTGAAAACGCGCATAAGGATTGGCATAGAGACCGACCTTGGCTCGAGGCATTCTTGATTCATATCCTTCCACGCATTCTTCACTTGTCGTTGGAGTTCAGCACAAGCTACCTCCTTCGACATACCATATTGTTTCATGTAACAATCCACCGATGAGGGTTTCTGCTCATACTGCGCACGTAGGAAATAGTCTGGTGAAGTCATAAAACTGATGTACTCCCTCCAGTCCCCATTAGAAGTCTTATTTTGGATTTTCGTTCGgttttcattttactttttttctatttttcgtaAATGGATACACatcccactaactttttctaccacTTTTATTTACAAAGTCAAACGGTGTCTTAAAATATGCACCAGTCAAACTTCAACGGGGGAAGTTTTAAAATAGAACTCTATAGACTTCTAAGTATCAAAGTAGGTCACCAATTATTGGTAAAACTTCAACGGACCTAgcaatatacttcctccgtccaccatttaaagagtcaCTTTAACTgggcacgtgttttaagaaattgctTGACTTCGTGAAGAAAAGTGAATAGAGAAAgtaagtggaatgtgagactcatttttAGTAGTATTCCCCTCGTTCCCTCGTAGTTGAGATGGAACTTTTTGGCACGGAGTATAAGAAATGGATGTTTGGTGTGTTAAGTAGATAGCTAAAAAtgtagaaaaaataaagtagaaagtgaataaagtaagaattaGAAGTGAAGTACCatatatagaaatgactcaactataaggaAGCTTCcctaaatgaaaaaatgactcaattatgagggaacggatggagtattagttttctatccttagaaagtgcggtcgtgacaaatacGCACCTCATCTCCGACTAAATCGTCCATTAATCGACAAATTGTAGACGATGCTAGAACTATTAGAGGTTCGTTTATAATCCAATCGAAATCTTCTTTCCTCACTTGATCTCCCATACCTACTAAAGAAGTAGTTGACATTGCCATGTAACCACATGATACAACGGACACCTTCAAGTACTCCTCCACTGTCGGAGTATACTTATTATACAACCATTTTGGCTCTTCAAAATATGCcatcactaattttttcatctGCAAGTTATTTTAATAGAATAACAATACAATATTAATACGACTgcaaaatttataatataaactaATTTAATGAATAGATTGCATACATCTTTTATTGCATACTGGACACGGTATGATTCTCCCCTTTTCTCCATTTCATTTTCGATTTCATTATAAGTTTCAATAACGCTTCGGTAGCACATTTGGATGTATGATGGCGAATCTTCCAAGATCGCGTTAATATCCCAACTGAAACACTCAGGAAATAGAGAGCACATTAGATCCAATATATATTATACTTTCTCAATCCTATTTATATTCACATTAGGTTATACTTACAAAGCAATAGtgcataaaatttcatgcttaTATATTggttatacatatatataaagaataaaatatgagcaggggcatttgccccatcTAGCGTAATGCTAGATCCGTCCCTGTATTCACATTAGGTTATACTTACAAAGCAATAGTGCATAAAATTTTATGCTTAACAGAAAATACAACTATTAGAATGAGAAAGAGCGAgtagtatattaagtactccctccgtcgcagCTAAGATTACACAACTCTTAGTCGGCATGGAACTTTAGGAATTGTTATTAATTTGGTTAACTGGAGatgggtgtaagtattaaatgaagagagaggggagttgaatatttaattaaagaaagttattaaaaatagaaagtgtgtcatcttagttgggacggcGGGAGTAGGAAAAAGATATCGAACCGTTGAATAGCATCGGTCAGAATTTGTAGTTCATCTAGCGTTGCATATTCGTAAGTGTCATCAATAATGGAAGCCATACTAAAGAATCTAAGCAAAATTTTTCTTGCATTCGCATAACATGGCTCAAAGTAGACCCCAACCATCCAAAAGAAACATTCCGTAATTCTGTCTCTCGCATAAGGCATTTTGTTTGCCACATCCAATTTTTTCCACCACCTGAAATCAGATTTTAAGGCATAAATATACATGTAATAGGAATGTAGTCCCTTTGTCCCAGTATACTAAAcacatgttaattttttttgtgcagTGTTGCTTCACGAGTTAAATggtaatataataaaataaagtaggaggGAGAGTAgtgttttcattttagaaaatgtaTCAAATAGAGGTCTGTTAGAATTCAACGGAGAAAGTAATTATAATCAAATAAGCATATATTTCTAACCTTGTAGCATCACTCAGCTCTCTCTGGTGCATCTTCTGCACAACATTGAAATCTAATTTTGCGAAATTCAACAGTATCTCATTATGCGACTCGTCTTCTTCGTATACAGGTATGAACTTTCTGGCACCCAATCTTGTGAGACTCTTGCGAAATGGCATATTCAGAATCACAGCTTCGTTAACACGTTTAGAGAGAGGTACATCAATCATCTTGTTGAGTAGCAAAGCACGAAGATGAGACGAACAAAACTCTATTGCTTTGTCCAAAATCTCGTCTCCATGTGTTGCAAGATGTGCTGCCTCATATAAGTTCAACAAACCTTCAACATTGTCTCCCAACGATGCCACAAAATTTCCCTCATTGTCAATGAATCTACGAAATACATCTGTTGAAGTAAAGCTACTAATTAATAGTAAGACTGAATACGAATCTCAATCCACTATTCCCCAACTGAAAAAACAAGTAAATGACTACTTTCTCCCAAAAAATGTCACACTGGTTGGatagcacgagattttaagatAGTCATTAGATGTAATAAGTATGAAGAGAAAAAGCATTTGAATGTAtctaaaaaaagaagaaaaaagtaattttaaaatgttgatttactttttccaaaaaaaaattgcacTACTAACATATTTGTGGTATAAagttaaaaaggaaaatgtgatattttttgtGGAATTCAAGGGGGAAAAGGCTGGGGTGGGTGTGTACAATGTAGGAATATTCTTACCACATGAGACGTTGTAACCTTGTTGTCTAAGCAGACGAAAACGAAGAGCCACGGTGCGGAGATCATCGCTGTCTTTGCTATTTTGGTGCTTGTAATTGTGATGAATATATTTAATGGATTCCTCAATTTCTTTTTCGAAATGATATTCCACTCCCAAGCGTTGAATCACATCGATAAGTTCCAATTTGTACGTTGAATCGTCTGGGGTTCGAGCTAGCAATTTTCTGACCATTTCTTTCTGCTTTGTGAGTTCTTCTTGTTCAGCATCAGTAATTTTCTACGCATTATCATGCAAACACATTAGAAAATGAagaatgtaataatatacttaCTAACAACTTTTTCTTAAGGAATTATATTTACCGTGTTGTCTATATTATATTTAAGAAAGAAGTCTCCCCATATAGATGGATGAAATTTCGCAGATTTACGAATTTCATCTAAGCTCTTTCCATTCTTGGCTGGAACAGGCAGTGAACATATCTCCATTTTACTGGTATATAATAGAGTTTCAAAGCGCTGTGTGTGTAAAGAGAGAAGAGTGTTGGTGTTTCATTTGATGAAAtgtggaggtatttataggtaTTTTGTTGg
Proteins encoded in this window:
- the LOC121741308 gene encoding bicyclogermacrene synthase-like — encoded protein: MEICSLPVPAKNGKSLDEIRKSAKFHPSIWGDFFLKYNIDNTKITDAEQEELTKQKEMVRKLLARTPDDSTYKLELIDVIQRLGVEYHFEKEIEESIKYIHHNYKHQNSKDSDDLRTVALRFRLLRQQGYNVSCDVFRRFIDNEGNFVASLGDNVEGLLNLYEAAHLATHGDEILDKAIEFCSSHLRALLLNKMIDVPLSKRVNEAVILNMPFRKSLTRLGARKFIPVYEEDESHNEILLNFAKLDFNVVQKMHQRELSDATRWWKKLDVANKMPYARDRITECFFWMVGVYFEPCYANARKILLRFFSMASIIDDTYEYATLDELQILTDAIQRWDINAILEDSPSYIQMCYRSVIETYNEIENEMEKRGESYRVQYAIKDMKKLVMAYFEEPKWLYNKYTPTVEEYLKVSVVSCGYMAMSTTSLVGMGDQVRKEDFDWIINEPLIVLASSTICRLMDDLVGDEYEQKPSSVDCYMKQYGMSKEVACAELQRQVKNAWKDMNQECLEPRSVSMPILMRVFNLGRVIHLLYSDDDCYANPIKSKESNNWEVRRLS